From a single Candidatus Paceibacterota bacterium genomic region:
- a CDS encoding glutamate--tRNA ligase family protein, which produces MSKIITRFPPSPTGLLHVGSVRTLLFNYIFAKQQGGMMRLRIEDTDKERSKPEHEQYIYDSMKWLGLEADGEVFVQSKRTDIYQKKLKQ; this is translated from the coding sequence ATGTCTAAAATCATCACACGTTTTCCACCAAGCCCGACAGGACTTCTCCACGTCGGCTCAGTCCGGACCCTCCTTTTCAATTATATTTTTGCCAAGCAGCAAGGGGGGATGATGCGGCTACGTATTGAGGATACTGACAAAGAACGTTCAAAACCCGAACATGAGCAATACATATATGACAGTATGAAGTGGCTTGGCCTTGAAGCGGACGGGGAAGTTTTTGTGCAATCAAAGCGCACTGATATTTACCAGAAAAAATTAAAGCAG